Part of the Sulfurimonas denitrificans DSM 1251 genome is shown below.
AGTCACTTGAAATTTTTTTATCAAAGCATCTTAGTTCGCTGAAAAATTGTGATATTGTTGTGCGGGACATAAAAGTTCTTGATGATGAGAGGACTTTTTATATTTCAAGTTCAAATGGAAGTGATTTAATAAAACCATTTTCAAAATCTCAACTAATTTTGGCTCTTGAGAGACGATACAAAGAGATGAACAGAGGAAATCTGCACTATCTAAACAAAATATATCAAGAAGATGAGCTTGATGATGATTCTGTAATGGGCTTTGATATTTTGCAAAAACGCATAGAGTCTTTAACAAAAGAGTATCAGGAAAATATTTTAAGAGCAGTGAGAGCGTTTTATGAAAAGTAATCTTATAATAAAAAAGATAGTGGCTGGCAAATTTAAAAATAAAACTATAAAACTTCCCTCAAAAACAACAACTAGAAGCTCAAAAGCGATAGTTTTAGAGTCTTTTTTTAATACAATCCAATTTGAAATCATAGATGCAACTTTTGTAGAACTGTTCTCAGGAAGTGGCTCGGTTGGGCTTGAAGCGCTAAGTCGTGGAGCAGCCAAAATAATATTTATGGAAAAAAACAGTGAAGCTCTTAAGATTTTAAGAGAAAACATAGCTCAAACTGATCCCTCTTTATGCGAAGTTTATGGAGGAGATACATTCTCAAATATCTCAACAGTCATAAAAAACTTAGAGAAAAAAAACCATAAAGCATATTTCTATATAGATCCGCCCTTTAGCACAAGAGATGGTATGGAAGAGATTTATAATAAAACGCTCTCTCTTATAGCAACATTGCCAAAAGAGTGCGTAAAACTAATCATTATAGAGCACATGAGCACACTGATAATTCCAGATGAAATAGGAACTTTTAGAGTAAAAAAAGTCAAAAAATTTGGAAATACAACTCTCTCTTACATGCAAAGCCAATAAAGTGGAATAACATTTGCTCTATATCCCTATATTTAAGGATATACGATGAAAAAAATTCTATTTTTATTTACAGCTTCTTTACTTCTACATGTAACACTTCAAGCTGCTAAGATTAGCGATGTAGCTAGTATTGTTGGTGTAAGAGATAATCATCTTATAGGTTACTCTTTAGTTGTTGGTCTTCAAAAAACTGGAGATGGAACAACTTCAAAATTTACACTTCAATCAATCGCTAACATGTTAAAAGCTATGAATATTGATATGAAGCCTATTGATATAAAATCAAAAAACGTTGCAGCAGTTGTTGTAACAGCAGAGTTGGCGCCATTTGCAAGACAAGGCGATAAGATAAATATCACAGTCTCTTCAATTGGTGATGCGAAATCACTTGAGGGTGGAACACTTCTCATGACTCCACTCAAAGGGGTAGATGGTAAAATCTACGCACTTGCTCAAGGGGCGGTTAGTATAGGCGGAAGAAACGGCAAGGGTGCTGGAGATTCTCACCCTACCGCAGGGCTTATATATGATGGCGGATTGGTTGAGAGAGAGATAGCTATCGACCTTTACAATCAAGATTATGTAACACTCTCCCTAAAAGATGCAAATTTCCAAAATAGTGTATCAATTCAAAAAACATTAAATGGCTACTACTCGACAGAGGTTGCGGTGGCAATGGACTCTAGAACTGTTAAGTTAAAAAAACCATCAAACAAAACTATGATAGAGTTTTTAGCTGAAGTTCAAGAGATTAACATGGATTATAATGTTCAAGATAGGATAGTTATTAATGAGAGGACAGGGACGATTATTTCAGGCGTTGGAATCCATATTAAGCCTATTATTATGACACATGGTGATATAACTATAAAAATCACAGAGCAAGAGAATCCAGACAAACCAGCTGGTTCAATGGTTGTAGATGAAAATATGGTTATAGGACTTAATGAAAATGAGCTATATACAAAAGAGGGAACAACAACAGTTGCAAATCTTGTTCGCTCACTTCAAAAGCTCGGAGCAACACCAAAAGATATCATATCCATTTTAGAAGCGATGAAGAGTGCTGGCAGTATCTCTGCTGAATTGAAGTTGATATAATGAAAGGTGTAAACTCAATAGATTTACAAGCAGCATTTGTATCGCAACAGCATCAGATTCCAAAGATAGATCCAAAAGCTGAGAACAAAGAGCTAAGAGCACAAACAGATGCTTTTGAATCTGTAATATTGAAGATGATGATGGATAATGCAATGCAAGATGAAAAAAATATCTTCTCAGAAGAGAATGACCCAGGTGATAAAATATACAAATCTATGTATAGAGAAGAGTTGGCCAAAGCGAGTGCTGGTGGATTTGGATTTTCTCAGATGTTGTATGATTTTTTAAGTCAGAAGCAGTAGGCTTTCTTTAGAAAAGTATTAAGTTTTTTCTTTATTATGCCGATATGGTTGAACACAAATATCGTAATAAACGAGAGAAAAAAAGGATAGAAAATGATTTCACAACTAAATAGTGCGGGTGTTCGCACTGCTTATGCCAACAGTTTTGGTGAAGCTAAAGAGGCTTCACAAAAAGGTACTCTTAGTGTTTCAAAACAAGGAGACACTAGTAAAGTAGAGCAGATAAAAGATGCTATTGCTTCTGGTGAATACAAAATAAATTTACAAACTCTCTCACAAAAGATTGCCCAAGAGTTGTTGTAAGTTTTTAAACATACAAAAAAGGATTATATTATGCTTTCTTATCATTTACAAAGTGCTCTAAGCGACCTTAGAGATTTAATAAAAATTACTGAGTCAGACGTAGAAGATATAAAAATTGCAAATCATAATCCACAGTTTGATAGATTAAAATTAAAAGAGGAGAAACTAAAGAGCTTTGAGTCAAAAAAAGCTATGATTGATCATGAGATAGCTTCTTTAATAAGCATAAACCCAAGTACAGAGTTAACTCAACTTTTAAACGAAGAGCAGCATGAATATCTTGCAGAACTAAAAGTAGAACTTCAAAATCTCCGTGATGCTAATAAGCGTTATGCAAAGCTGGTATTAGCTGTTAGCAACCTTTACAACACTTTTTTAGAGAGATTAGTCCCAACAGAGATGCAAGGTTACAACAGAGTCGCTTCAAAAGATTCAACAATTTTAAAAGTGAGAGTGTAATATGGGAACTTCTATATTTAACTCACTGAGCATTGGCTATAGCGGATTGAGCGCTGCTCAAGCAGGTGTTAGTACAACAAGTCATAATATAACCAATGCAGAGAGTGAAGGTTATACAAGACAAAGAGTAGTAACTGCCGCTGCTACACCAGTAAATATGGCTCCTGGAAACGTGGGAAATGGCACACAAATTATGGATATTGCCAGAATATTTGATAATTTTGTATATGATAGATATACAGGAATATCTGCAGAGAAAGAGTACTCAGATTTTACAAAACAGACCCTAGAGACACTCTCAACATACTTTCCAGAGATTGATGGTGTTGGTATAAAATCAGACTTGCAAGATTACTATAACATGTGGCAGACATTTGCGGATAATCCTGATAATGATGCCATAAAGTTATCTTTAGCAAAGCAGACAGAAGCGCTCTCAAATGGTATTATTTCAACTCAAAATAAAATTTATGATCTTCAATCAACTCTAAACACACAACTTAAGGTGAACGTAGATGAGGTGAATCTTCTAGCAAAAGAGTTATCCAAGATAAATATCTCAATAGAAGTTGCTGAAGCTGGAGATACGTTTACGGCGAATGATTTAAGAGATAAAAGAAATTCAATAGAGCTAAGCCTTGCTAAACTTATAGGAGCAGATTCTATAAGTGGACAGATAAATTCAAATATTATAATAAATAGTGCATCTAATGAAAAAAATGGAAGTTACACTTTAAGTGTAAATGGATTTAATATAGTAGATGGCGGAACTTACCATCCAATTCATATATCAAGTGATAAAAATTCAAATGGTTTTTATGAACTCTCATACGAGAGACAAGATGGTGTTTTAATTGCTATGGATGAAAAAATTCCAGGTGGTAGAATAGGTGCTATACTTGATCTCAGAGGTGACAAGATTGAAGGAAATTCCTCTGGAACTCCATCAAATGGAACTTTACAAAAAGTTTTAGATGAACTTAATGCTTTTGCTACAACGCTTATTGAATCTACAAACAATCTTTATGCATCAAGTGCTACAAAGAGTATGAGTTCAAAGAATATAAGTATAAATCCAACACTCCCCATATTGGACTCTAACTTAAATATAAGAGCAGGCGCTTTTGATATTGTTATTTATGATATTGATGGAAATGAGAGTGCAAGAAGAGTAATAAACATTAACAATCTTACGACAATGAATGGAGTAGCAGGTTCAAACTCGATACAAGGGCAGATAATAGATCAAAAAGATGATAATGCAGACGCAAATGCTAACAATGATATAGATGATTTTATGCAGTTTCATTGGGCAACGTATCAAGGTGGAGGAAACGCACTAGAACTTGTTATGGATTCTAGCTATGGTGCAAAAGGTTATACTTTTTCAATAGAGGATAATCTTAAAACAAATCAGTTTGATTCTGGCTCTAATTTTGCAGGGGCTCTTGGACTTAGTAGATTTTTTGATGGAGATAGTGCTAAAGATATAGGTTTAAACAGTGCCCTAAGAGATAACCCAACAAATATAAAAGCAGGTAAAACATCATCATCTGGGGATAATACACTTGCTTTAAATATGATTCAACAACAATTTGAGAACTACTCTTTTGAGGTTGGAAAATTGAAATATGAGTCAACTATTTACGGAATGTTCGATGTTGTTGCGACTGAAGTTGGCATAAGAACAAAAGAAGCTATTTTAAATAACCAAACGATTACAGCACAATTTAATGCAACTGAGTTAGAGTACTCTTCTATTTCGAAAGTGAGCATAGATGAGGAGTTGACAAACCTTATAAAGTATCAAACTTCATACGGCGCTGCCTCAAAAATAATAACAACAATAGATCAGATGATGCAAACTCTTCTTGGAATTAAGCAGTAACAAAGAGATGCCAAAATTCAGTATTTTTATACTTTTATCTGTTTTTGTGTTCTCATTTTTTGGTTCTGTTATATATGCAATAGATGCTTATACACTTGATAGCCAAGCTATCTTAATCCCTCCGTCTTTTGAGCACATATTAGGCACGGATAGGTTGGGTAGAGATATTTTAGCAAGATTAATTGAGGGTGGAAAAACATCTTTGATTATAGGAGTTGGAAGTGCTTTTATAGCCTCATTGATAGGGCTTTTGCTTGGCTCTATGGCTGGGTATTTTAGAGGTGGTTTTGATAAAGGTTTTATAATTTTGGTTGATCTATTTTTGACTTTTCCTACATTTTTTCTTCTCTTGGCACTTGTAAGTTATGTAAACGCATCTTCATGGGTTTTGATTGTTATTATCTCTATTACGGGTTGGATGACAACAGCTAGGCTTATCCGCTCAGAGAGTTTTAAGATAACATCACAACCTTATATAAAGATATTAAATATCGCAAAAGTTGGAAGATTAAAAATACTTTTTAAATATTATGCACCGCTTCTAGCTCCTATCTATTTTGTCAGTTTTACTTTTGGTGTAGGCGGGGCTATACTAGCAGAGTCTGGACTTAGTTTTTTGGGACTTGGTATTGTAGCGCCTCAAATGAGCTGGGGAACAATTCTTAGTAGTGGAAAAGATGTTGTTGAGATAGCATGGTGGGTTAGTTTTTTCCCAGGTCTTATGATATTTTTAGTAACATTTTCTTTAATAAATATCTCAAATTATCTACAACAGCTAACAAATAAAAAAGAGATAAAGTAGTTTAAAAACTATTAAAATTTGCTTTATTTAAAACCAATTCAATAAAGGATATAATTCCTTAATTAAAGCAAGTGGAAAATAAAATGATTTTAATGATTGATAATTATGATAGTTTTACGTACAACATTGTTCAGTATTGTAGAGAGTTAGGTGCTGATTTGAAGATAATAAGAAATGACGAGATGAGTGTTAAAGAGATAGAAGCGCTGGGTCCTCAAAAGATTATAATCTCCCCGGGCCCTGCAACTCCTAATGATGCTGGAGTTACTTTAGAAGTTATAGAGCATTTTAAAGACAAGGTGCCAATTTTAGGGATTTGTTTGGGGCATCAAAGTATTGCACAGGTTTTTGGAGCAAAAGTTGTGCGTGCTAAAAATATGATGCATGGCAAAACCTCTCTTATGAAAAGAAGTGGGGATTGTGCAATATTTAAAGATATTCCACAAGAGTTCATAGCAACAAGATATCACTCTTTGATAGTAGATAAAAATTTTATCCCAGATATCATTGAACCAACTGCGTATAGTCAGGATGATAATGAAATAATGGCTCTAAAGATAAAAGATAAAGATATTTACGGAGTTCAATTCCATCCAGAATCTATTATGAGCGAATATGGACATGAAATAATAGGAAACTTTTTAAAACTATGAGTATAAGGCTTGCCCTATTTATAATTTTAACGCTAGATGCGTTATTATTAATTTTTCAAATAAGCGAGTTATCTATATCTTATAATGAGGCGCTTCTTTTAAGTGGCGATTTCTCTTTTCTTCAAGTTCTGATAAAAACTTCATTCTATTTTTTTGGACAAAATGATTTTGCTCTTAGATTACCTATGATAATTCTTCATATTTTGAGTGCAATTTTAGTTTATAAAATCTCAGAGAAATATTTAAAAATCAATAGAAATAGAGTTTGGCTACTTCTTGTTTTTATTTTTTTACCAGGAGTTATGAGTGCAGGAATTATAGTAAACGAAGCAGGATTTATTCTATTTGCGCTACTTCTTTTTGTCTATCTTTATAAGAAAATTTCTTATCCTCACATGTATATACTTTTGATTTTATACATGTTACTTGA
Proteins encoded:
- a CDS encoding flagellar basal body P-ring protein FlgI; the protein is MKKILFLFTASLLLHVTLQAAKISDVASIVGVRDNHLIGYSLVVGLQKTGDGTTSKFTLQSIANMLKAMNIDMKPIDIKSKNVAAVVVTAELAPFARQGDKINITVSSIGDAKSLEGGTLLMTPLKGVDGKIYALAQGAVSIGGRNGKGAGDSHPTAGLIYDGGLVEREIAIDLYNQDYVTLSLKDANFQNSVSIQKTLNGYYSTEVAVAMDSRTVKLKKPSNKTMIEFLAEVQEINMDYNVQDRIVINERTGTIISGVGIHIKPIIMTHGDITIKITEQENPDKPAGSMVVDENMVIGLNENELYTKEGTTTVANLVRSLQKLGATPKDIISILEAMKSAGSISAELKLI
- a CDS encoding flagellar biosynthesis anti-sigma factor FlgM; the encoded protein is MISQLNSAGVRTAYANSFGEAKEASQKGTLSVSKQGDTSKVEQIKDAIASGEYKINLQTLSQKIAQELL
- a CDS encoding ABC transporter permease gives rise to the protein MPKFSIFILLSVFVFSFFGSVIYAIDAYTLDSQAILIPPSFEHILGTDRLGRDILARLIEGGKTSLIIGVGSAFIASLIGLLLGSMAGYFRGGFDKGFIILVDLFLTFPTFFLLLALVSYVNASSWVLIVIISITGWMTTARLIRSESFKITSQPYIKILNIAKVGRLKILFKYYAPLLAPIYFVSFTFGVGGAILAESGLSFLGLGIVAPQMSWGTILSSGKDVVEIAWWVSFFPGLMIFLVTFSLINISNYLQQLTNKKEIK
- a CDS encoding anthranilate synthase component II gives rise to the protein MILMIDNYDSFTYNIVQYCRELGADLKIIRNDEMSVKEIEALGPQKIIISPGPATPNDAGVTLEVIEHFKDKVPILGICLGHQSIAQVFGAKVVRAKNMMHGKTSLMKRSGDCAIFKDIPQEFIATRYHSLIVDKNFIPDIIEPTAYSQDDNEIMALKIKDKDIYGVQFHPESIMSEYGHEIIGNFLKL
- a CDS encoding rod-binding protein, with protein sequence MKGVNSIDLQAAFVSQQHQIPKIDPKAENKELRAQTDAFESVILKMMMDNAMQDEKNIFSEENDPGDKIYKSMYREELAKASAGGFGFSQMLYDFLSQKQ
- the rsmD gene encoding 16S rRNA (guanine(966)-N(2))-methyltransferase RsmD — its product is MKSNLIIKKIVAGKFKNKTIKLPSKTTTRSSKAIVLESFFNTIQFEIIDATFVELFSGSGSVGLEALSRGAAKIIFMEKNSEALKILRENIAQTDPSLCEVYGGDTFSNISTVIKNLEKKNHKAYFYIDPPFSTRDGMEEIYNKTLSLIATLPKECVKLIIIEHMSTLIIPDEIGTFRVKKVKKFGNTTLSYMQSQ
- the flgK gene encoding flagellar hook-associated protein FlgK, with translation MGTSIFNSLSIGYSGLSAAQAGVSTTSHNITNAESEGYTRQRVVTAAATPVNMAPGNVGNGTQIMDIARIFDNFVYDRYTGISAEKEYSDFTKQTLETLSTYFPEIDGVGIKSDLQDYYNMWQTFADNPDNDAIKLSLAKQTEALSNGIISTQNKIYDLQSTLNTQLKVNVDEVNLLAKELSKINISIEVAEAGDTFTANDLRDKRNSIELSLAKLIGADSISGQINSNIIINSASNEKNGSYTLSVNGFNIVDGGTYHPIHISSDKNSNGFYELSYERQDGVLIAMDEKIPGGRIGAILDLRGDKIEGNSSGTPSNGTLQKVLDELNAFATTLIESTNNLYASSATKSMSSKNISINPTLPILDSNLNIRAGAFDIVIYDIDGNESARRVININNLTTMNGVAGSNSIQGQIIDQKDDNADANANNDIDDFMQFHWATYQGGGNALELVMDSSYGAKGYTFSIEDNLKTNQFDSGSNFAGALGLSRFFDGDSAKDIGLNSALRDNPTNIKAGKTSSSGDNTLALNMIQQQFENYSFEVGKLKYESTIYGMFDVVATEVGIRTKEAILNNQTITAQFNATELEYSSISKVSIDEELTNLIKYQTSYGAASKIITTIDQMMQTLLGIKQ